The region AAAGGATTCCTGAATCTATGGGGTATTTCACTATTAAAGTAATAGCTATCTCCAACCTCAAGAGTAAACACTTCGTCACCCACGGTAAGTTCAAGCTTGCCTTCAATCACCACCGCGGCCTCTTCTCCCTCATGTTTAAGCATCTCTTCACCAGTATCAGATCCTGGAGGATAGGTCTCACTTATCACTGACATGGCTCTGTCAGGGTAATCTTTGCCCACCAACTTATAATCTACATTACCATCACCAATATCCAATAGTTCATCATTACGATAGACAATTTTAGACTCACTTGTCAGTGTATTTTCCATCGAAAAGAAGTCAACTAAAGACATAGGCAGCCCAGATAACACTTTTTTTAATGAACTCACCGATGGACTCACGCTGTTTTTCTCTATCATAGAGATAGTGCTATTGGTCACACCCGCTCTTTTGGCAAGCTCTCGCTGGGACAACCCTTTACTGTTGCGGACAGCTTTGAGACTAGCTCCAATATCCAAATCAACCTCTCCTATTTCAATGCCTTGATAGTCAAAAATGCATGAATGTTCGTATCAAAATAATGCCATTAGAATGGCATACTAATTTGTATCAGACAAAAAAGCATGTTAAATATAATCCACAATCGCGAATTATATACACCATCAAAGCTGTGTTAAGCCCCATTGGCTGACAATAAACAGTGTGTAAATAAGTCATAGCCATAAAAATAAACAAGCATGGATAAGTAATGCCCGTCAGTAATCCCATTCACAGTAATGATCACCCCTCATCCTACTATTACAGCACTGCTAAAGCGCTATGCGCTCACCCCCAACTACAGGAAATCGTTAACGCCGATATTTGCATCATTGGCGGAGGGTTCAGTGGGATTAATACTGCAATTGAACTGGCACAGAAAGGATTTTCAGTGGTGCTCTTGGAAGCAAAACGTATTGGCTGGGGCGCATCGGGAAGAAATGGCGGCGAGCTTATTCGAGGTATTGGACACAATGCAGCGCAGTTCAAACACATCATTGGCGATGAGGGTGTTAACGCCATTTGGCAAATGGGATTCGAAGCGGTCAATATTGTCAAACAACGTATCACCGAGCACAATATCGATTGTGATCTGCAACTGGGTTATTGCGATCTTGCCATCAAGTCTCGCCATATGACTGAACTGGCTCAGGACTTAGCAGAGCTACAAGCCCATGGCCAAGATCGAGGCTTTACGCTACTTGACAAAGCCGACATCCAACAAGTCATTGGCTCGAACTGTTATCAAGGGGCTTTGGTCGACATGAATAGTGGCCATCTTCACCCATTAAATCTAGCACTTGGAGAAGCTAAAGTTGCCAAGGCTCTTGGAGTAAAAATATTCGAATACAGCGCAGCGATAAAGATCATCAAAGGCAATAAACCGCAAGTGTTCACCGCCAAAGGCAAAGTGAACTGCCAATATTTGGTGCTCGCTGGCAACGCTTACATTGGTCATAAAATCAACAGCTATGTAGGAGGAAAAGTACTGCCAGCAGGCAGTTATCTGCTAGCCACCGAACCATTAACAGACGAGCAATGCCAAGATATTATCCCACAAAATATGGCCTTCGCCGATCTGCGTATCGATCTCGATTACTTTCATCTATCTGCTGATAACCGCCTACTCTTCGGTGGACTGTGTACTTATTCGGGTAAAGATCCTCACGATATCCAAGCCGCTCTGCGGCCTAATCTTGAAAAAGTGTTTCCGCAATTAAAAGGGGTGGCAATAGACTTTCAATGGGGTGGCATGATAGGTATAGGCGCCAATCGTTTACCTCAAATCGGACGACTACCGGATTGCCCTAATATTCTCTACGCTCAGGCATATGCAGGCCATGGTGTCAACGCCACCCATATGGCGGCTAAACTCATTGCCGAAGCCCTCACAGCTCAAGCTGAACGTTTTGATATTTTTGATAAAGTGCAGCATATGACCTTCCCCGGAGGCCCTATTTTTCGCTCCCCCCTGTTAGCAGCTGGTATGTTATACCACAAAATGTTAGACTTATTTTAGCGATCAAAGAGGTTAATTAACATTTAATATCTCTTATCCAGAATCGATTATTTATCGCATAACAAGTTGTAAATATCTTTCGGTGTTGGGTTCATTTGACTAATTTGATGTTTGGACGCTAACATAAGTACCATCATTAAATTGATATAGTTGTGAGTGCGATATCAGAAGCCCGCAGCATTATCTATACCTTGCTCTTATCAACACCAATAAAGTAAAGCCTTGTTTCTTATACTTAATGTTTTTGGTTACAGCATTTAAATTGCCAGTCATTCTTATTGCTTAAGCCCATCGTCATAATTTACTAAATTTTTAGAAGATCCCAATACAACGATTTAAATTAAACATAAAAATCAAATGCTTAAATACTTAAATACAAAATTGACAATTCAACTAACAGAATGGTATTTTCAACAACAAAAACCAATAAAAACCTTGAAATCTAGCTATATCAAACCTTCCAAAAGTAAATATCTAGATAAAAGAACAAAAGACACCAAGTCAACATAATGTGTATTTTAAAGTGCCCCAAAAATAAGATATGAACTACATTATGTTAACTCTGTATTCAACTTCGACGTCAATATATGATCTTGCCACCTGCCATCGATCTTCAAATAAGATTTAGCCAGCCCCTCCTTTTCAAACCCCAATGAAGCAAGCAAGCGTCCACTACGTTCATTGTCAGGAATATAGTTCGCCATTACACGATTAAGATTAAATTCGCTAAACACATAGCCTAACCCTGCAAGCAGTATCTCACGCATCACACCTTGGCCCTGAATCGTCTTATCAATTGAATAACCAAGATAGCAAGCTTGAAACGGGCCCTGTATGATATTGGTAAAATTACACACACCCAATACCTGACCATTCAGATCCGCTGATATCTCGCCATCTCTGTCTATATTGCCACGCGCAACAAAATTGACGGCTCCTCCTGCAACAAAAAGATCGTTACTCGCCTGAAGTCTTGCTCTAACCTGAGATTCATCAAAGTAACCTTGTTTTTTTTCAGGCTCCCATGGCGAAAGATGTGATCGATTATTCTGGTAATAATCGGTCAACACTTGATACTCGTAATGCTGTAATAAAGTCAGTACTGTTCGCTCTGTCATTATCTTAGGAACTGTTAACATTCTGTATCCTTTATTATGTTGTTACTTAAATTAGTCTCATCAGCCCCAACAATAGCGATAATACGAGATCTTAATCAGCCTTCTTGTACTCAGAATATGCTTCACCTTGTGAGAGCCAAATTGGCGCTGGTTTACCTTTTAAATAATGATCAAAATACTCCATCATACGAACACTATAATCGAGTTTATTAGCATATTTCTTCAGATGATGAGGTTCATCTTCATACTGCAAAAATATCACCTCTTTACCCGCGCGGCGCATAGCAAGATAAAGTTCGATACCTTGTTCCCAAGGTACTGCGTCATCTTTATCACCAAACATAATCATCATTGGTGTCTTAATACGTTCTGCATAAAAAACTGGCGAATTCTCAATGTACTTTTGTGGTGTGCTAAACAAGCTTTCGCCGATACGACTTTGTCCGATTTCGTATTGAAACTGTCGAGCTAAACCAGTACCCAGTCTAATACCGCTATAAGCGCTGGTCATATTTGATACTGGTGCACCCGCAACTGCTGCCTTAAATATATGAGTCTGAGTCACAGCAAAAGCGGTCTGATAACCACCCCATGAATGCCCCTGGATCCCTATAGCATCAGGATCAGCCACTCCCATTTCAATCAGTTTTTGCACACCAGATGTTAATGCTTGTACCGAGGTTGCTCCTGGGTACCCTACCTCAAAACGTATATCAGGCAGAAAAATAGCGTAACCATTATCGGCATACCAGGCAAAGTTAGGTCTATGATTCAGCTTCATTTGTGGAAAAGCGTGAAGCCTGTCACTCATAAACCGATAAAAATAAACAATAACAGGGTAACGGTTACCTTCTTTATAATGAGTGGGTTTAATTAGTACCCCATCAAGTGGTTGCCCATCACCATTAGTCCAATGTACTAACTCTGACTTACTCCAGTTAAAAGCACGTTTTTGTTCATCAAAATCTGTTTGACGCATCGCTTTTTGCGGTGCTAAGACATCAGCAGTATACAGATCAGGGAAAAGATCATAACGCTCTTTCGAGAAAACGATCCTGGGGGCATTTTTACTGCGTGCTAACATCTTTAACTTATAATCACCTGTCATTAAAGTCGTCACACCAGCCGTGCCTATTTTAGCTTGATAGTAGCCATCACCTTTTGTTCTATCATTATAGCCATGCAGTAATACCTGTTGATCAACGGCCAATATTTCAGGGGTATTCTCATTTTCAATCAAGCCAGTCACTCGATACTGAATCCCCTGTTTACGCCCTTTTCCTGCCGTCAGTTTAAAACCTTCAAAAGAAGTCGTGTTCATCTGCCAAATATCATATTTGTCATAGATAAGCAGTCCTGCATCATCTTCTAACCAAGGGCCAAAACCGTACCCTGGAGCACTAGATGGATAATCATGATCTTCATCGACAAAAGAAACCTGTAAAACTTTTGTCAAGATATGGCGCCGTGCTGTAGATATCTCATACAGGTAGACATCACCTTGCTGGTAATAGGCAACAAAACGCTCTCTGGGAGACAACGTGGGTTGCTGCTCTGTATCCTGCTGGCTCAATAAAGATATCTTATGACCTGTATTAATATCAATAAGGTAATAATCACGATAAATACCAGCCCAAGTGCTCATCTTTCGATAAGGGATATCTGAACTGGCTAATACGTATCTTGATTGCTCCTGTAGGAGGACATCAGGAACTTGGGCATCGGCAAGTTGTACTAAATTATTTTCTCTTAAATGCAACACTGCAAGATACGTTCTTTGTAGCTCCTCCTCATATTTGTTGATTTCATTAGGCTTAATAAGAGGATCCTCTCCATGCCAAATTCTCAAACCGCGCTGTTCGGTGACAATATGTTGATCGAAGAGATCCTGCTGTTTAGTGATCTTCTTAAGCTCAACTTGCTGCTTAACATGAGGCACTCGGCCAAAAAAAAGACGTTCACTGTCTTTAGAAAAATGCAATTGTGTATAACGATTCAACTTCCAATCTGTAGATACCGGTGTCGGAGTGACCTCTCGAGTCGCTATATTCAATAACGAAAGCTGATATCTACGACCATAAGATGCTTGTTCGATATCACCGTGAGTAAAAGCGATGTATTGACCATTTTCACTTAAAGAAACCTCGCCAATTTGTTGATTATTAAACTGGCGAACAATTTCTTTCTTATTGTTATCCAATGAAACTAACACCAATTGATGCTTTTTTGATTTAATATTATTACTTGCTAAAACAAGATGCTTACCCACTTTATCGAAATAAAAACGAGTCACATGGGCTATTTTTTGACTGGTACCACCTTGGAGGGAAACTAATCTAAGCTCACTGCCTTCATCAAACTTATCCGCGGTCCGCTTTGTTTTTAGATTGGCATCTGCCACTCGCTTATCTTTATCATCGCTTTGTTCGTTCTCTTTAGGCTCAAACCAAATAGCTAAATGTGTACCGCTTTCATTAAAGCTAAATTCTTTTACACGTTCAAAGCGACTTTCTTTACCCGTCTTAGTGTCGAGCAGTACCATGCCTAGCTTATATTTTTCATTCTCTTTGTTTGAAGCCATTTCCTTTTTCAGCAAAGGTGGCTCTACAATAAAGGCGACAAAATGACCATCACGACTTACTTTCGGCTTAGATCCCCCTTCTACAATAAACTGACTTGATGTCGTTATACGCTTAACCAAGCCATGACTGTCACCACGATCAGGCGCAACTTCCACTGCAAATATCTCACCTGTTGCAGAAATAACAGGGCGTTTGAGCGATTCAAACTTCATTATCTGATTTGTGGTGATAGTATTGCGATTAGATGTCTGGGCTGATGCAGCATAAATGTGAGTACAATTAAACATCACTGGTACAAGCAACAACAATATGGCAGGTAGTCTTTTCAAGGTCTTCCTCATTTTTCTTATTTTAATTAACAGGGGTAAGATCTTATTGACTCATCATCTGACTTTCATTAGGTTTTTGTTCAACTTTTTTAACCTTTAACGAACAATTATCCTGATTATTTTTAGTGAATACTACCAATACGGTATAAAAACGTGAGGCTATTCACTATTTTCTGTGAAAAATATTCAAAAGTGTTTAAAATAAAGAGGTAGATTATAAAAAAATCATTCTAAGTCATATCGTCGTGTCTTTAGACATGGCCTGACAATAGCAGTACAACGAAACGTTGAAGGACTCTCATGTCAAAAAAAACTATAACCGTGATCCCTGGTGATGGGATTGGACCTAGCATTATTGATGCAGCAATAAAAATTCTTGATAAAGCAGGTTGTGATTTTGAATACGAGTTTGCCGATGCTGGTTTAGTCGCCCATGAAAAACATGGTGAATTATTACCCCAGCGTACTCTCGATTTAATAGAGAAAAACCGCATCACGCTAAAAGGCCCTTTGACCACGCCTGTGGGAGAAGGTTTTACCTCAATCAACGTATCGCTACGTAAACGCTTTAGTCTTTATGCTAACATTCGTCCCGTCTTATCTTTTAAAGGGACTCAGGCTCGTTACGAAAACATTGATATCATCACAGTCCGTGAAAATACTGAAGGTATGTATTCAGGTTTAGGACAAACGGTGTCTGATGATGGTGCAACAGCTGAAGCAACCAGTATCGTGACCCGTAAAGGCGCAGAGCAAATAACCGTATTTGCTTACGAGCTTGCTCGCAAAGAAAATCGTAAAAAAGTCACTATCGTACATAAAGCAAACATCATGAAATCGACTTCGGGACTATTTTTAAAAGTCGCCCGAGAAGTCAGCTTACGCTACCCTGATATCATTACTGAAGAAATGATTGTCGATGCAACTTGTATGAAACTGGTCATGAATCCTGAAAACTTTGACGTTATGGTAACGACTAATTTATTTGGCGATATTCTATCAGACTTGTGCGCGGGTCTTGTTGGTGGTCTCGGCATGGCTCCTGGTGCCAATATCGGTAAAGATGCAGCCATTTTTGAAGCTGTACACGGTAGTGCACCTGATATTGCGGGTAAAAACCTAGCCAATCCGACATCCGTTATCTTAGCTTCTATTCAAATGCTTGAATATTTAGGCATGGCAGATAAAGCTGAAAACATTCGTTCGGCAGTCACTGCCGTCATTGCTAAAGGGGATCGTACGACACGCGATCTTGGTGGTACCCATGGTACAACCGATTTCACTCAAGCAGTCATCGATCGTTTATAACTTTTATCTCACAATGAAACAGTCAGTCTACTGATATTTTTAGGCTGTTCATTTAAAAAGTGACATCACTTTTTATGATAAAGCAGATATTAAAAAAAGCCCTCTACTTTGTATCGGGCTTTTTTATCATTGTATGACCATAAGTCAACTCATTTGAGTAGGGTTTAAACTAAGGTAAACAGTGACTTCATCACGATCATGATAAAGGTGCTTACACTTAATTGAAAAGTGCTTTATTTCATTATCATTAAGCACTGTCTCCATATTAGCTAAAATAGCAGAGACATCCTGATAACGGCTTTTCATGGGTAGCTTAAGATTAAATATCGCTTCTTTAAACCAACCTTTAATCGCCCACGTTGCGACTAAGTCAGCAACACGGGTCGGCTTTTCGATCATATCGCAGACCAACCAGTAGATATTCTTACGTGGAGGCTCAAAACGAAAGCCATCGGCCTGATAATGCTTAACCTGCCCTGTCTCCATCAAAGCTTCATCCATAGCACCATTATCAATCGCTGCGACAAACATACCACGGCGCACTAGCTGATAAGTCCAACCACCT is a window of Shewanella sp. VB17 DNA encoding:
- a CDS encoding isocitrate dehydrogenase, giving the protein MSKKTITVIPGDGIGPSIIDAAIKILDKAGCDFEYEFADAGLVAHEKHGELLPQRTLDLIEKNRITLKGPLTTPVGEGFTSINVSLRKRFSLYANIRPVLSFKGTQARYENIDIITVRENTEGMYSGLGQTVSDDGATAEATSIVTRKGAEQITVFAYELARKENRKKVTIVHKANIMKSTSGLFLKVAREVSLRYPDIITEEMIVDATCMKLVMNPENFDVMVTTNLFGDILSDLCAGLVGGLGMAPGANIGKDAAIFEAVHGSAPDIAGKNLANPTSVILASIQMLEYLGMADKAENIRSAVTAVIAKGDRTTRDLGGTHGTTDFTQAVIDRL
- a CDS encoding alpha/beta hydrolase family protein, giving the protein MKRLPAILLLLVPVMFNCTHIYAASAQTSNRNTITTNQIMKFESLKRPVISATGEIFAVEVAPDRGDSHGLVKRITTSSQFIVEGGSKPKVSRDGHFVAFIVEPPLLKKEMASNKENEKYKLGMVLLDTKTGKESRFERVKEFSFNESGTHLAIWFEPKENEQSDDKDKRVADANLKTKRTADKFDEGSELRLVSLQGGTSQKIAHVTRFYFDKVGKHLVLASNNIKSKKHQLVLVSLDNNKKEIVRQFNNQQIGEVSLSENGQYIAFTHGDIEQASYGRRYQLSLLNIATREVTPTPVSTDWKLNRYTQLHFSKDSERLFFGRVPHVKQQVELKKITKQQDLFDQHIVTEQRGLRIWHGEDPLIKPNEINKYEEELQRTYLAVLHLRENNLVQLADAQVPDVLLQEQSRYVLASSDIPYRKMSTWAGIYRDYYLIDINTGHKISLLSQQDTEQQPTLSPRERFVAYYQQGDVYLYEISTARRHILTKVLQVSFVDEDHDYPSSAPGYGFGPWLEDDAGLLIYDKYDIWQMNTTSFEGFKLTAGKGRKQGIQYRVTGLIENENTPEILAVDQQVLLHGYNDRTKGDGYYQAKIGTAGVTTLMTGDYKLKMLARSKNAPRIVFSKERYDLFPDLYTADVLAPQKAMRQTDFDEQKRAFNWSKSELVHWTNGDGQPLDGVLIKPTHYKEGNRYPVIVYFYRFMSDRLHAFPQMKLNHRPNFAWYADNGYAIFLPDIRFEVGYPGATSVQALTSGVQKLIEMGVADPDAIGIQGHSWGGYQTAFAVTQTHIFKAAVAGAPVSNMTSAYSGIRLGTGLARQFQYEIGQSRIGESLFSTPQKYIENSPVFYAERIKTPMMIMFGDKDDAVPWEQGIELYLAMRRAGKEVIFLQYEDEPHHLKKYANKLDYSVRMMEYFDHYLKGKPAPIWLSQGEAYSEYKKAD
- a CDS encoding cupin domain-containing protein, with the translated sequence MDIGASLKAVRNSKGLSQRELAKRAGVTNSTISMIEKNSVSPSVSSLKKVLSGLPMSLVDFFSMENTLTSESKIVYRNDELLDIGDGNVDYKLVGKDYPDRAMSVISETYPPGSDTGEEMLKHEGEEAAVVIEGKLELTVGDEVFTLEVGDSYYFNSEIPHRFRNPFTDKCRLVSATTPANF
- a CDS encoding FAD-binding oxidoreductase; this encodes MPVSNPIHSNDHPSSYYYSTAKALCAHPQLQEIVNADICIIGGGFSGINTAIELAQKGFSVVLLEAKRIGWGASGRNGGELIRGIGHNAAQFKHIIGDEGVNAIWQMGFEAVNIVKQRITEHNIDCDLQLGYCDLAIKSRHMTELAQDLAELQAHGQDRGFTLLDKADIQQVIGSNCYQGALVDMNSGHLHPLNLALGEAKVAKALGVKIFEYSAAIKIIKGNKPQVFTAKGKVNCQYLVLAGNAYIGHKINSYVGGKVLPAGSYLLATEPLTDEQCQDIIPQNMAFADLRIDLDYFHLSADNRLLFGGLCTYSGKDPHDIQAALRPNLEKVFPQLKGVAIDFQWGGMIGIGANRLPQIGRLPDCPNILYAQAYAGHGVNATHMAAKLIAEALTAQAERFDIFDKVQHMTFPGGPIFRSPLLAAGMLYHKMLDLF
- a CDS encoding GNAT family N-acetyltransferase, which encodes MLTVPKIMTERTVLTLLQHYEYQVLTDYYQNNRSHLSPWEPEKKQGYFDESQVRARLQASNDLFVAGGAVNFVARGNIDRDGEISADLNGQVLGVCNFTNIIQGPFQACYLGYSIDKTIQGQGVMREILLAGLGYVFSEFNLNRVMANYIPDNERSGRLLASLGFEKEGLAKSYLKIDGRWQDHILTSKLNTELT